In a genomic window of Gadus chalcogrammus isolate NIFS_2021 chromosome 17, NIFS_Gcha_1.0, whole genome shotgun sequence:
- the LOC130370509 gene encoding somatostatin-1-like → MTLTQLCYVCLAVLLGSLALSRVDGAPQSERLGEYLETEEDLARMLLLDYLAEMAPARTNEVLPEEEVSGIREVMRRHLALSQRERKAGCRNFFWKTFTSC, encoded by the exons atgacctTGACCCAACTGTGCTACGTGTGCCTCGCGGTGCTGCTTGGATCCCTCGCGCTTTCCCGAGTGGACGGCGCTCCCCAGTCGGAGCGACTCGGAGAATACctggagacggaggag GACCTTGCTCGAATGCTCTTACTGGACTATCTGGCTGAAATGGCCCCTGCCCGCACCAACGAGGTACTACCCGAGGAGGAGGTGTCGGGGATCAGGGAAGTGATGCGGCGCCACCTGGCCCTTTCCCAAAGGGAGCGCAAGGCAGGCTGCCGGAACTTCTTTTGGAAGACGTTTACATCTTGTTAG